In Tachysurus fulvidraco isolate hzauxx_2018 chromosome 11, HZAU_PFXX_2.0, whole genome shotgun sequence, one DNA window encodes the following:
- the tp53i13 gene encoding tumor protein p53-inducible protein 13 isoform X2, translating to MRLRAQVLMFGLVWLCVNKCHSLLTQHCDTGKANLKMDLFPPDEFLCPSPRPVTPALLLYVSTKYSLQPAVHVCMDLPITYNHTIPNSGPHRPIGAQSGEYLYCPPQRWINNLKDGATVLLFHPCASEDARRGLAAVAHSCLPHFILTAHPHLSQHRPFALVSWGHTLEMSHITRAGVCEWLLTFSSNFNQTASRGQNYNLYLTKAAPVDRVLDTAVKPLKACCLEALSAYAATLRARRSRSVQQPTKRKMKKREIEKEEVKHSENPSVISSKSGTLNPTHTQTLNNSESKDLLSIGHVTASLHTAMHSEERVGDVVDKEAKTSSTQMKSLKEPHGDSRSNVTVVKLHDSQIDVKSEKKNSITVASGKQRIKTDVVQLSAGEGCTDPGHCGPPDVATAVIGGPLRGHKMPIQRTNEAVWAAAALGFLLVLLTLSVLHTRLYRNCRAPSSLYWRESHQDYESVADIIRRRLRMVGRRKRRASQSRRQECPLLSDSSTDDD from the exons atgAGGCTCAGAGCTCAGGTGTTGATGTTTGGActtgtgtggctctgtgtgaaCAAATGCCACTCACTTCTCACTCAGCACTGCGACACAGGCAAG GCAAATCTCAAGATGGACCTCTTTCCTCCAGATGAGTTTCTGTGCCCGAGCCCGAGACCAGTGACTCCAGCCCTG CTTCTTTATGTTTCCACCAAATATTCTCTACAG CCCGCTGTGCATGTCTGCATGGATCTACCCATAACTTATAACCACACAATCCCCAACAG CGGGCCACACAGGCCTATAGGTGCACAGAGTGGAGAGTACCTGTACTGCCCTCCTCAGCGCTGGATAAACAACCTGAAG GATGGCGCCACAGTGCTCCTTTTTCACCCCTGTGCTTCCGAGGACGCTCGCAGGGGTCTGGCAGCGGTGGCTCATTCATGCCTACCACACTTTATCCTCACAGCTCATCCTCATCTCAGTCAGCACAGA CCGTTTGCATTGGTCTCCTGGGGTCACACGCTAGAGATGTCCCACATCACCagagcaggagtgtgtgagtggttaCTCACATTTTCCTCCAACTTTAACCAAACAGCAAGTCGAGGTCAAAATTATAACCTGTATTTGACAAAAGCTGCCCCTGTGGACCGAGTGTTGGATACTGCTGTGAAG CCGCTGAAAGCATGCTGTTTGGAGGCACTGTCTGCATACGCGGCTACTTTAAGAGCGAGAAGAAGCCGATCAGTCCAGCAGcccacaaaaagaaaaatgaagaaaagagaaatagaaaaagaagaagtgaaACACTCCGAAAATCCTTCAGTTATCAGCTCGAAGTCTGGCACGctaaatcctacacacacacagacattgaaCAATAGTGAGAGTAAAGATTTATTATCTATAGGTCATGTCACAGCTTCTCTGCACACTGCCATGCACTCAGAGGAACGTGTTGGTGATGTTGTGGATAAGGAGGCAAAGACATCATCCACGCAGATGAAGAGCCTGAAAGAACCACATGGGGACAGCAGGAGTAATGTGACGGTGGTTAAACTGCATGACTCTCAGATTGATGTAaagtctgagaaaaaaaatagcatcACCGTGGCTTCAGGAAAGCAGCGCATTAAGACTGATGTAGTTCAGCTGAGTGCAGGTGAAGGCTGTACAGATCCGGGGCACTGCGGACCTCCTGATGTGGCCACTGCAGTGATAGGAGGACCGCTGAGAGGACACAAGATGCCCATCCAGCGGACCAATGAGGCTGTGTGGGCAGCAGCAGCTCTGGGCTTCCTGCTGGTGCTGCTTACGCTTTCAGTGCTCCATACACGACTGTACCGTAACTGCCGTGCGCCATCCAGTCTGTACTGGCGCGAGAGCCATCAGGACTATGAGAGTGTAGCAG ACATCATTCGCAGGAGGCTGAGGATGGTgggaaggaggaagagaagagcgAGCCAGAGCAGGCGGCAGGAATGTCCTTTACTCTCCGACTCCAGCACCGATGATGACTGA
- the tp53i13 gene encoding tumor protein p53-inducible protein 13 isoform X4, translating into MPLTSHSALRHRQDEFLCPSPRPVTPALLLYVSTKYSLQPAVHVCMDLPITYNHTIPNSGPHRPIGAQSGEYLYCPPQRWINNLKDGATVLLFHPCASEDARRGLAAVAHSCLPHFILTAHPHLSQHRPFALVSWGHTLEMSHITRAGVCEWLLTFSSNFNQTASRGQNYNLYLTKAAPVDRVLDTAVKPLKACCLEALSAYAATLRARRSRSVQQPTKRKMKKREIEKEEVKHSENPSVISSKSGTLNPTHTQTLNNSESKDLLSIGHVTASLHTAMHSEERVGDVVDKEAKTSSTQMKSLKEPHGDSRSNVTVVKLHDSQIDVKSEKKNSITVASGKQRIKTDVVQLSAGEGCTDPGHCGPPDVATAVIGGPLRGHKMPIQRTNEAVWAAAALGFLLVLLTLSVLHTRLYRNCRAPSSLYWRESHQDYESVADIIRRRLRMVGRRKRRASQSRRQECPLLSDSSTDDD; encoded by the exons ATGCCACTCACTTCTCACTCAGCACTGCGACACAGGCAAG ATGAGTTTCTGTGCCCGAGCCCGAGACCAGTGACTCCAGCCCTG CTTCTTTATGTTTCCACCAAATATTCTCTACAG CCCGCTGTGCATGTCTGCATGGATCTACCCATAACTTATAACCACACAATCCCCAACAG CGGGCCACACAGGCCTATAGGTGCACAGAGTGGAGAGTACCTGTACTGCCCTCCTCAGCGCTGGATAAACAACCTGAAG GATGGCGCCACAGTGCTCCTTTTTCACCCCTGTGCTTCCGAGGACGCTCGCAGGGGTCTGGCAGCGGTGGCTCATTCATGCCTACCACACTTTATCCTCACAGCTCATCCTCATCTCAGTCAGCACAGA CCGTTTGCATTGGTCTCCTGGGGTCACACGCTAGAGATGTCCCACATCACCagagcaggagtgtgtgagtggttaCTCACATTTTCCTCCAACTTTAACCAAACAGCAAGTCGAGGTCAAAATTATAACCTGTATTTGACAAAAGCTGCCCCTGTGGACCGAGTGTTGGATACTGCTGTGAAG CCGCTGAAAGCATGCTGTTTGGAGGCACTGTCTGCATACGCGGCTACTTTAAGAGCGAGAAGAAGCCGATCAGTCCAGCAGcccacaaaaagaaaaatgaagaaaagagaaatagaaaaagaagaagtgaaACACTCCGAAAATCCTTCAGTTATCAGCTCGAAGTCTGGCACGctaaatcctacacacacacagacattgaaCAATAGTGAGAGTAAAGATTTATTATCTATAGGTCATGTCACAGCTTCTCTGCACACTGCCATGCACTCAGAGGAACGTGTTGGTGATGTTGTGGATAAGGAGGCAAAGACATCATCCACGCAGATGAAGAGCCTGAAAGAACCACATGGGGACAGCAGGAGTAATGTGACGGTGGTTAAACTGCATGACTCTCAGATTGATGTAaagtctgagaaaaaaaatagcatcACCGTGGCTTCAGGAAAGCAGCGCATTAAGACTGATGTAGTTCAGCTGAGTGCAGGTGAAGGCTGTACAGATCCGGGGCACTGCGGACCTCCTGATGTGGCCACTGCAGTGATAGGAGGACCGCTGAGAGGACACAAGATGCCCATCCAGCGGACCAATGAGGCTGTGTGGGCAGCAGCAGCTCTGGGCTTCCTGCTGGTGCTGCTTACGCTTTCAGTGCTCCATACACGACTGTACCGTAACTGCCGTGCGCCATCCAGTCTGTACTGGCGCGAGAGCCATCAGGACTATGAGAGTGTAGCAG ACATCATTCGCAGGAGGCTGAGGATGGTgggaaggaggaagagaagagcgAGCCAGAGCAGGCGGCAGGAATGTCCTTTACTCTCCGACTCCAGCACCGATGATGACTGA
- the tp53i13 gene encoding tumor protein p53-inducible protein 13 isoform X1, which translates to MRLRAQVLMFGLVWLCVNKCHSLLTQHCDTGKANLKMDLFPPDEFLCPSPRPVTPALQLLYVSTKYSLQPAVHVCMDLPITYNHTIPNSGPHRPIGAQSGEYLYCPPQRWINNLKDGATVLLFHPCASEDARRGLAAVAHSCLPHFILTAHPHLSQHRPFALVSWGHTLEMSHITRAGVCEWLLTFSSNFNQTASRGQNYNLYLTKAAPVDRVLDTAVKPLKACCLEALSAYAATLRARRSRSVQQPTKRKMKKREIEKEEVKHSENPSVISSKSGTLNPTHTQTLNNSESKDLLSIGHVTASLHTAMHSEERVGDVVDKEAKTSSTQMKSLKEPHGDSRSNVTVVKLHDSQIDVKSEKKNSITVASGKQRIKTDVVQLSAGEGCTDPGHCGPPDVATAVIGGPLRGHKMPIQRTNEAVWAAAALGFLLVLLTLSVLHTRLYRNCRAPSSLYWRESHQDYESVADIIRRRLRMVGRRKRRASQSRRQECPLLSDSSTDDD; encoded by the exons atgAGGCTCAGAGCTCAGGTGTTGATGTTTGGActtgtgtggctctgtgtgaaCAAATGCCACTCACTTCTCACTCAGCACTGCGACACAGGCAAG GCAAATCTCAAGATGGACCTCTTTCCTCCAGATGAGTTTCTGTGCCCGAGCCCGAGACCAGTGACTCCAGCCCTG CAGCTTCTTTATGTTTCCACCAAATATTCTCTACAG CCCGCTGTGCATGTCTGCATGGATCTACCCATAACTTATAACCACACAATCCCCAACAG CGGGCCACACAGGCCTATAGGTGCACAGAGTGGAGAGTACCTGTACTGCCCTCCTCAGCGCTGGATAAACAACCTGAAG GATGGCGCCACAGTGCTCCTTTTTCACCCCTGTGCTTCCGAGGACGCTCGCAGGGGTCTGGCAGCGGTGGCTCATTCATGCCTACCACACTTTATCCTCACAGCTCATCCTCATCTCAGTCAGCACAGA CCGTTTGCATTGGTCTCCTGGGGTCACACGCTAGAGATGTCCCACATCACCagagcaggagtgtgtgagtggttaCTCACATTTTCCTCCAACTTTAACCAAACAGCAAGTCGAGGTCAAAATTATAACCTGTATTTGACAAAAGCTGCCCCTGTGGACCGAGTGTTGGATACTGCTGTGAAG CCGCTGAAAGCATGCTGTTTGGAGGCACTGTCTGCATACGCGGCTACTTTAAGAGCGAGAAGAAGCCGATCAGTCCAGCAGcccacaaaaagaaaaatgaagaaaagagaaatagaaaaagaagaagtgaaACACTCCGAAAATCCTTCAGTTATCAGCTCGAAGTCTGGCACGctaaatcctacacacacacagacattgaaCAATAGTGAGAGTAAAGATTTATTATCTATAGGTCATGTCACAGCTTCTCTGCACACTGCCATGCACTCAGAGGAACGTGTTGGTGATGTTGTGGATAAGGAGGCAAAGACATCATCCACGCAGATGAAGAGCCTGAAAGAACCACATGGGGACAGCAGGAGTAATGTGACGGTGGTTAAACTGCATGACTCTCAGATTGATGTAaagtctgagaaaaaaaatagcatcACCGTGGCTTCAGGAAAGCAGCGCATTAAGACTGATGTAGTTCAGCTGAGTGCAGGTGAAGGCTGTACAGATCCGGGGCACTGCGGACCTCCTGATGTGGCCACTGCAGTGATAGGAGGACCGCTGAGAGGACACAAGATGCCCATCCAGCGGACCAATGAGGCTGTGTGGGCAGCAGCAGCTCTGGGCTTCCTGCTGGTGCTGCTTACGCTTTCAGTGCTCCATACACGACTGTACCGTAACTGCCGTGCGCCATCCAGTCTGTACTGGCGCGAGAGCCATCAGGACTATGAGAGTGTAGCAG ACATCATTCGCAGGAGGCTGAGGATGGTgggaaggaggaagagaagagcgAGCCAGAGCAGGCGGCAGGAATGTCCTTTACTCTCCGACTCCAGCACCGATGATGACTGA
- the tp53i13 gene encoding tumor protein p53-inducible protein 13 isoform X3, with amino-acid sequence MPLTSHSALRHRQDEFLCPSPRPVTPALQLLYVSTKYSLQPAVHVCMDLPITYNHTIPNSGPHRPIGAQSGEYLYCPPQRWINNLKDGATVLLFHPCASEDARRGLAAVAHSCLPHFILTAHPHLSQHRPFALVSWGHTLEMSHITRAGVCEWLLTFSSNFNQTASRGQNYNLYLTKAAPVDRVLDTAVKPLKACCLEALSAYAATLRARRSRSVQQPTKRKMKKREIEKEEVKHSENPSVISSKSGTLNPTHTQTLNNSESKDLLSIGHVTASLHTAMHSEERVGDVVDKEAKTSSTQMKSLKEPHGDSRSNVTVVKLHDSQIDVKSEKKNSITVASGKQRIKTDVVQLSAGEGCTDPGHCGPPDVATAVIGGPLRGHKMPIQRTNEAVWAAAALGFLLVLLTLSVLHTRLYRNCRAPSSLYWRESHQDYESVADIIRRRLRMVGRRKRRASQSRRQECPLLSDSSTDDD; translated from the exons ATGCCACTCACTTCTCACTCAGCACTGCGACACAGGCAAG ATGAGTTTCTGTGCCCGAGCCCGAGACCAGTGACTCCAGCCCTG CAGCTTCTTTATGTTTCCACCAAATATTCTCTACAG CCCGCTGTGCATGTCTGCATGGATCTACCCATAACTTATAACCACACAATCCCCAACAG CGGGCCACACAGGCCTATAGGTGCACAGAGTGGAGAGTACCTGTACTGCCCTCCTCAGCGCTGGATAAACAACCTGAAG GATGGCGCCACAGTGCTCCTTTTTCACCCCTGTGCTTCCGAGGACGCTCGCAGGGGTCTGGCAGCGGTGGCTCATTCATGCCTACCACACTTTATCCTCACAGCTCATCCTCATCTCAGTCAGCACAGA CCGTTTGCATTGGTCTCCTGGGGTCACACGCTAGAGATGTCCCACATCACCagagcaggagtgtgtgagtggttaCTCACATTTTCCTCCAACTTTAACCAAACAGCAAGTCGAGGTCAAAATTATAACCTGTATTTGACAAAAGCTGCCCCTGTGGACCGAGTGTTGGATACTGCTGTGAAG CCGCTGAAAGCATGCTGTTTGGAGGCACTGTCTGCATACGCGGCTACTTTAAGAGCGAGAAGAAGCCGATCAGTCCAGCAGcccacaaaaagaaaaatgaagaaaagagaaatagaaaaagaagaagtgaaACACTCCGAAAATCCTTCAGTTATCAGCTCGAAGTCTGGCACGctaaatcctacacacacacagacattgaaCAATAGTGAGAGTAAAGATTTATTATCTATAGGTCATGTCACAGCTTCTCTGCACACTGCCATGCACTCAGAGGAACGTGTTGGTGATGTTGTGGATAAGGAGGCAAAGACATCATCCACGCAGATGAAGAGCCTGAAAGAACCACATGGGGACAGCAGGAGTAATGTGACGGTGGTTAAACTGCATGACTCTCAGATTGATGTAaagtctgagaaaaaaaatagcatcACCGTGGCTTCAGGAAAGCAGCGCATTAAGACTGATGTAGTTCAGCTGAGTGCAGGTGAAGGCTGTACAGATCCGGGGCACTGCGGACCTCCTGATGTGGCCACTGCAGTGATAGGAGGACCGCTGAGAGGACACAAGATGCCCATCCAGCGGACCAATGAGGCTGTGTGGGCAGCAGCAGCTCTGGGCTTCCTGCTGGTGCTGCTTACGCTTTCAGTGCTCCATACACGACTGTACCGTAACTGCCGTGCGCCATCCAGTCTGTACTGGCGCGAGAGCCATCAGGACTATGAGAGTGTAGCAG ACATCATTCGCAGGAGGCTGAGGATGGTgggaaggaggaagagaagagcgAGCCAGAGCAGGCGGCAGGAATGTCCTTTACTCTCCGACTCCAGCACCGATGATGACTGA